In Phenylobacterium zucineum HLK1, one DNA window encodes the following:
- a CDS encoding MerR family transcriptional regulator, producing MADTAIPIGELSRRTGCNIETIRYYERIGLLPAPPRRGRYRSYGAEDVGRLGFVRRARELGFTLDEVRALLGLAAGGQSACAEVRELAGSHLKDVRARIADLRRMERVLADSVRACDAGLDPGCPLILALYAEAPAKPG from the coding sequence ATGGCGGACACCGCGATACCCATCGGCGAGCTCTCGCGCCGCACCGGCTGCAACATCGAGACGATCCGCTACTACGAGCGGATCGGCCTCTTGCCCGCCCCGCCGCGACGCGGCCGCTACCGCAGCTATGGGGCAGAAGACGTGGGCCGGCTGGGCTTCGTGCGCCGGGCCCGCGAGCTGGGCTTCACGCTGGACGAGGTGCGCGCCCTCCTGGGGCTCGCCGCCGGCGGGCAGTCCGCCTGCGCCGAGGTGCGTGAGCTCGCCGGGTCGCACCTGAAGGACGTGCGGGCGCGGATCGCCGACCTCAGGCGGATGGAACGGGTGCTCGCCGACTCCGTCCGAGCCTGCGACGCGGGGCTGGACCCCGGCTGTCCGCTCATCCTGGCGCTCTACGCGGAGGCCCCGGCGAAGCCTGGTTAG
- a CDS encoding GDCCVxC domain-containing (seleno)protein, whose translation MSDVQIELRSTLTCPHCGQRTTETMPTDACQYFYDCRGCGVVLKPKPGDCCVYCSYGDVPCPPIQEGGSEACCA comes from the coding sequence ATGAGTGACGTGCAGATCGAGCTTCGCTCCACGCTCACCTGCCCGCACTGCGGCCAGCGGACGACGGAGACCATGCCGACCGACGCCTGCCAGTATTTCTACGACTGCCGGGGCTGCGGCGTGGTGCTCAAGCCCAAGCCGGGAGACTGCTGCGTCTACTGCTCCTATGGCGACGTGCCCTGTCCGCCGATCCAGGAGGGCGGCAGCGAGGCGTGCTGCGCGTGA
- a CDS encoding dihydrolipoyl dehydrogenase family protein translates to MAGYDLIVIGSGTAAQVAVGRVRAAGWSVAVIDHRPFGGTCALRGCDPKKMLVSGEEALDAAARMAGHGVEGALAIDWPGLMAFKRTFTDPIPAKQEARYAALGVDAFHGTARFVGPDRVAVDGHTLQARHILIASGARPVPLGIPGEDLVVTSDAFMEIEALPRRIVLIGGGYVAAEFSHLVARAGAEVTILQRAARLLPHFDPDAVGWLMPRFRELRIAVETGATVTRVEQSHDGLRVHASRRDGPHLSVAADLVVHAAGRGPDLDALDLAAGDVAARDGRLQLNDHLQSVSNPRVYAAGDAAGVGPPLTPVSSHDAKVVAANLLDGPSHRPDYRGVPSVAFTVPAIAAVGLSEDEAHRQGLRFRVNAASTPDWFTARRLAERVYGHKVLIEEATDRILGAHLVGPHAEEVINLFGLAIRHGLTAADLRSTMFAYPTGASDVSSML, encoded by the coding sequence ATGGCCGGCTACGACCTGATCGTCATCGGCAGCGGCACCGCCGCCCAGGTTGCGGTCGGCCGTGTCCGCGCGGCCGGCTGGTCCGTCGCGGTGATCGACCATCGCCCGTTCGGCGGGACCTGCGCGCTGCGCGGCTGCGATCCGAAGAAGATGCTGGTCAGCGGCGAGGAGGCCCTCGACGCCGCCGCGCGCATGGCCGGACACGGCGTCGAGGGCGCCCTGGCGATCGACTGGCCGGGCCTGATGGCGTTCAAGCGGACGTTCACCGATCCGATCCCGGCCAAGCAGGAGGCCCGCTACGCCGCGCTGGGCGTCGACGCTTTCCATGGGACCGCCCGCTTCGTGGGTCCCGATAGGGTCGCGGTTGACGGCCACACCCTGCAGGCCCGCCACATCCTGATCGCCAGCGGCGCGCGCCCGGTCCCGCTCGGCATCCCGGGCGAGGACCTGGTCGTCACGAGCGACGCGTTCATGGAGATCGAGGCCCTCCCGCGCCGCATCGTGCTGATCGGCGGCGGCTACGTCGCCGCGGAGTTCTCGCACCTGGTCGCGCGCGCCGGCGCCGAGGTCACCATCCTGCAACGGGCTGCGCGGCTCTTGCCGCACTTCGATCCCGACGCAGTGGGCTGGCTCATGCCGCGGTTCCGGGAGCTCCGCATCGCCGTCGAGACCGGCGCGACGGTCACCCGCGTCGAGCAGTCGCACGACGGCTTGCGCGTCCACGCCTCCCGGCGTGACGGGCCGCACCTCAGCGTCGCAGCCGACCTGGTGGTCCACGCGGCTGGGCGCGGTCCCGACCTCGACGCCCTGGACCTGGCGGCCGGCGACGTCGCCGCGCGGGACGGCCGTCTGCAGCTGAACGACCACCTGCAGAGCGTCTCCAACCCACGGGTCTATGCCGCCGGCGACGCGGCCGGCGTGGGGCCGCCGCTGACGCCGGTCTCCAGCCACGACGCCAAGGTGGTCGCCGCCAACCTGCTCGACGGCCCCTCGCACCGGCCCGACTATCGCGGCGTCCCGAGCGTCGCCTTCACCGTGCCGGCCATCGCCGCCGTCGGGCTGTCGGAGGACGAGGCGCATCGCCAGGGGCTCAGGTTCCGGGTCAACGCCGCTTCCACGCCGGACTGGTTCACCGCGCGGCGCCTGGCCGAGCGGGTCTACGGCCACAAGGTGCTCATCGAGGAGGCCACCGACCGGATCCTCGGCGCGCACCTGGTGGGGCCGCACGCCGAGGAGGTGATCAACCTCTTCGGCCTCGCCATCCGCCACGGGCTCACCGCGGCCGACCTGCGATCCACCATGTTCGCCTATCCGACCGGCGCATCGGACGTGAGCTCCATGCTCTGA
- a CDS encoding ArdC family protein has product MPSHRADIYARITGEIVAAIEAGAGEFRMPWHHDGAATSRPVNVASSRPYRGVNILALWIAAREAGYPSGLWGTYRQWLALGAQVRKGEHATSIVLWKTLRPAGGDEGDEPEAPGGRTRMFARGYAVFNLAQVDGYAPAASPQLPESERLAHAEAFWSRLGIVTVYGGSEAYYLPSKDTVFMPPFSAFHDAGAHYSTLYHEGVHATAARHRCNRDLSGRFGSEAYAMEEVVADLGSALILADLGIAVHPRPDHAAYIASWLKVLKNDTSAIFTAASKAQAAADWMHAQQPAAQADVAA; this is encoded by the coding sequence ATGCCTTCTCATCGCGCAGACATCTACGCTCGCATCACCGGCGAGATCGTCGCCGCCATCGAAGCCGGCGCCGGCGAGTTCAGGATGCCGTGGCATCACGACGGCGCCGCGACCAGCCGACCCGTCAACGTCGCCTCGTCCCGGCCGTACCGGGGCGTGAACATCCTGGCCTTATGGATCGCCGCGCGCGAGGCCGGCTATCCGTCCGGCCTCTGGGGCACCTACCGCCAGTGGCTGGCGCTGGGCGCGCAGGTTCGCAAGGGCGAGCACGCCACCTCGATCGTGCTCTGGAAGACCCTGCGCCCCGCAGGCGGCGACGAAGGCGACGAGCCCGAGGCGCCAGGCGGCCGCACGCGGATGTTCGCCCGCGGCTACGCGGTGTTCAACCTGGCCCAGGTCGACGGCTATGCGCCCGCGGCGTCGCCGCAGCTTCCTGAGTCCGAGCGCCTGGCCCACGCGGAAGCGTTCTGGTCCCGCCTCGGCATCGTCACCGTCTACGGCGGCTCGGAGGCCTACTACCTGCCGTCGAAGGACACGGTGTTCATGCCGCCGTTCTCGGCCTTCCACGACGCCGGCGCGCATTACAGCACCCTCTATCACGAGGGGGTTCACGCGACGGCTGCACGCCATCGCTGCAACCGTGATCTCTCCGGCCGCTTCGGCTCCGAGGCTTACGCCATGGAGGAGGTGGTCGCGGACCTGGGTTCGGCGCTGATCCTGGCCGACCTCGGCATCGCGGTCCACCCGCGGCCGGACCACGCCGCCTACATCGCCTCCTGGCTGAAGGTGCTGAAGAACGACACCTCGGCGATCTTCACGGCCGCCTCCAAGGCCCAGGCCGCCGCCGACTGGATGCACGCCCAGCAGCCTGCGGCGCAGGCGGACGTCGCCGCATGA
- a CDS encoding zincin-like metallopeptidase domain-containing protein has product MGAAFLCADLGLELQPREDHAAYIDSWLSVLQGDKRFIFTAAAYAQRAADFLHGRQPASLAA; this is encoded by the coding sequence CTGGGCGCAGCCTTCCTCTGCGCCGACTTGGGCCTGGAGTTGCAGCCCCGGGAGGACCACGCCGCCTATATCGACAGCTGGCTGAGCGTGCTGCAGGGCGACAAGCGGTTCATCTTCACGGCCGCCGCCTACGCCCAGCGCGCCGCCGACTTCCTGCACGGTCGTCAGCCGGCGAGCCTCGCCGCTTGA
- a CDS encoding helix-turn-helix domain-containing protein, whose product MRLRGVVARNLRRLRQAKGLSQEELADRADINRNYVGLLEREEHAATIDMLEKLSEVLEVEPAAFFARD is encoded by the coding sequence ATGCGGTTGAGGGGAGTCGTAGCGAGGAATCTGCGCCGTCTGCGCCAGGCCAAGGGTCTATCGCAGGAGGAACTCGCCGACCGTGCCGACATCAATCGCAACTACGTCGGCTTGCTCGAACGCGAGGAGCACGCCGCGACCATCGACATGCTGGAGAAGCTGTCGGAGGTTCTGGAGGTCGAGCCGGCGGCATTTTTCGCCCGCGACTGA
- a CDS encoding DNA -binding domain-containing protein: protein MTQAELRERAPEGVPLTEYDREIAPIYLRLLDADAAGADWREVSRIVLGVDAATEPRRAEVMHASHLARARWLRDGGYREFLGSTSS, encoded by the coding sequence ATGACCCAGGCGGAGCTCCGCGAGCGGGCGCCCGAAGGCGTGCCGCTGACCGAATACGATCGCGAGATCGCGCCGATCTATCTGCGCCTGCTGGACGCCGACGCGGCCGGCGCCGACTGGCGCGAGGTCTCGAGGATCGTGCTGGGGGTCGACGCCGCGACCGAACCCAGGCGCGCGGAGGTCATGCATGCCAGCCACCTGGCCCGTGCGCGGTGGCTGCGCGATGGCGGCTACCGCGAGTTTCTCGGGTCAACCTCAAGCTGA
- a CDS encoding transcriptional regulator domain-containing protein codes for MSDEDWRSEERYAGLRELSAPALAWEFLRRNDDYQADFEHIKAEVASGGTGRAGDARLAFWGLSFRCGSGARGASTASVLAA; via the coding sequence TTGAGTGACGAGGACTGGCGTTCAGAAGAACGCTACGCCGGATTGCGCGAGCTTTCCGCGCCGGCCCTCGCCTGGGAGTTCTTGCGTCGTAACGACGACTACCAGGCCGACTTCGAACATATCAAAGCCGAGGTGGCCTCCGGGGGGACAGGGCGCGCCGGCGACGCGCGCCTGGCCTTCTGGGGGCTGAGCTTTCGCTGCGGATCCGGCGCTCGCGGCGCCAGCACAGCCAGTGTTCTGGCGGCCTGA
- a CDS encoding DUF2285 domain-containing protein — MFWRPDAYPRTVVLAPAPAVEGGHRSIRFEPESWPGRFVARAGPDGVHAILKTRDDEHRLWMPAALAPGQPVACVVPFGANAACGTAAALHLWRHLTGRSAPAARPDRKLQRFQQSLRAHDGHLAGGSYREIAEQIFGASRVAGENWRTSPLRDAVIRLVRSGAALVRGDYKRLLRSKHDD; from the coding sequence GTGTTCTGGCGGCCTGACGCCTATCCCCGCACGGTCGTCCTGGCGCCGGCGCCGGCGGTCGAAGGCGGTCACCGTAGCATCCGTTTCGAGCCGGAAAGTTGGCCTGGACGGTTCGTCGCGCGCGCCGGTCCCGACGGCGTACATGCGATCCTGAAAACGCGGGACGATGAGCACCGGCTTTGGATGCCAGCCGCCCTGGCGCCCGGCCAGCCAGTCGCCTGCGTCGTCCCGTTCGGTGCCAATGCGGCCTGCGGAACGGCGGCGGCGTTGCACCTCTGGCGCCATCTCACCGGCCGGTCTGCGCCCGCCGCACGGCCGGACCGCAAGCTCCAGCGCTTCCAGCAAAGCCTGCGGGCGCACGATGGACATCTGGCCGGCGGCAGCTATCGGGAGATCGCCGAGCAGATCTTCGGCGCCTCCAGGGTGGCGGGTGAGAACTGGCGAACCTCGCCGCTGCGTGACGCCGTCATCCGCCTGGTGCGCTCCGGGGCCGCCCTGGTCCGGGGTGATTACAAGCGGCTTCTGCGTAGCAAACACGACGACTAG
- a CDS encoding helix-turn-helix transcriptional regulator, with the protein MAEATAALPPRLLRTPEAARFLGLSGRTLEKHRTYGTGPTYMKIGGRVVYSVGDLQTWAARGVKSSTADPGVDVVHPARRVTEDRSFAER; encoded by the coding sequence ATGGCCGAAGCCACCGCCGCCCTGCCGCCCCGCCTGCTGCGCACCCCGGAAGCCGCCCGTTTCCTCGGCCTGTCCGGCCGAACGCTTGAAAAGCACCGCACCTACGGCACCGGGCCGACCTACATGAAGATTGGCGGGCGGGTCGTCTATTCGGTCGGCGACCTGCAGACCTGGGCCGCCCGCGGGGTCAAATCCTCGACCGCCGACCCGGGCGTGGATGTCGTCCACCCGGCCCGCCGAGTCACCGAAGACCGTAGCTTCGCCGAGCGCTGA
- a CDS encoding DUF2840 domain-containing protein, translated as MLTALTPASAPPALDRALTWVELVWYEKRIERWIRFGQVREERLLDRRRRLVGFAPGDVFAFVRWQANDRGTVGSRLDIVQAVAPGGRCSTVAGVTPGGELLLRLSGWPTVQKALAAIDAVELVGVEPTAAAPDYWRQVHNRLKARASPEPYTLVRHRAWRLRSAVGA; from the coding sequence ATGCTCACTGCGCTGACCCCCGCCAGCGCGCCGCCCGCGCTGGATCGCGCCCTGACCTGGGTGGAGCTGGTCTGGTACGAGAAGCGGATCGAGCGCTGGATTCGGTTCGGCCAGGTGCGCGAGGAGCGCCTCCTCGACCGCCGCCGGCGCCTCGTCGGCTTCGCGCCCGGCGACGTCTTCGCCTTCGTCCGCTGGCAGGCCAACGACCGCGGCACGGTCGGCTCGAGGCTCGACATCGTGCAAGCCGTCGCCCCTGGCGGGCGCTGCTCGACGGTTGCTGGCGTGACGCCGGGCGGCGAGCTGCTGCTGCGCCTGTCCGGCTGGCCGACGGTGCAAAAGGCGCTCGCCGCCATCGACGCCGTCGAACTGGTGGGTGTCGAACCGACGGCCGCTGCGCCGGACTACTGGCGGCAGGTGCACAACCGGCTGAAGGCGCGCGCGTCGCCTGAGCCCTACACGCTCGTGCGGCACCGGGCCTGGCGTCTCCGCAGCGCGGTGGGCGCCTGA
- a CDS encoding S26 family signal peptidase: protein MDRRSTLAWALLGALALGVPVAASLPSQLVWNATASAPEGLYRLHADRPPAVGDWAAVRAPQPLAGWLERRGYLPDGVLLIKKVAARAPSRVCRQEGAITVDGRLVARAEPRDRAGRPLPVWRGCFVLAEHDLFVLNPAAGSLDSRYFGALSDAAVVGRAEPLWLIQDPRHGR, encoded by the coding sequence ATGGACCGCCGCTCCACCCTCGCGTGGGCGCTGCTCGGGGCGCTCGCCCTTGGCGTCCCCGTGGCGGCCTCGCTCCCGTCGCAGCTGGTTTGGAACGCCACGGCCAGCGCGCCGGAAGGGCTCTATCGCCTGCACGCCGATCGTCCGCCCGCGGTTGGCGACTGGGCGGCCGTCCGGGCGCCTCAACCGCTCGCCGGATGGCTCGAGCGCCGCGGCTACCTTCCGGACGGCGTGCTGCTGATCAAGAAGGTCGCGGCGCGCGCACCGAGCCGGGTTTGCCGCCAGGAGGGCGCGATCACGGTGGACGGACGGCTCGTGGCCCGCGCCGAGCCCCGCGACCGGGCAGGGCGGCCGCTGCCGGTCTGGCGCGGCTGCTTCGTCCTCGCCGAGCACGACCTCTTCGTCCTCAACCCCGCCGCCGGTTCGCTTGACAGCCGCTACTTCGGCGCCCTGTCGGACGCCGCCGTGGTCGGTCGGGCCGAGCCTCTTTGGCTGATCCAGGATCCCCGACATGGGCGATGA
- a CDS encoding lytic transglycosylase domain-containing protein: protein MARWRLIGTSVLWLAVLPSAEAAAQAAPPHNEVGGAIAEAARRFGLPEAWIRAVMRVESAFQPRAVSHAGAMGLMQVMPQTYAELRGRYGLGADPFHPRDNILAGAAYLREMYDRFGARGFLAAYNAGPARYQQHLIEGRPLPLETRAYVAKLTPAVGAAGVSPAPAAVVAPPAEARSTLFVVLGGGQGKEAGASPDEARAVLVPARSPLFAALTPRVEAR from the coding sequence GTGGCACGCTGGCGGCTGATAGGGACGAGCGTGCTTTGGCTCGCGGTGCTGCCGTCGGCGGAGGCCGCCGCCCAGGCGGCCCCGCCCCACAACGAGGTTGGCGGCGCGATCGCGGAGGCGGCGCGGCGCTTTGGCCTCCCGGAAGCATGGATCCGGGCGGTGATGCGCGTGGAGAGCGCCTTCCAGCCGCGCGCCGTGAGCCATGCCGGCGCCATGGGGCTGATGCAGGTGATGCCGCAAACCTATGCGGAATTGCGCGGCCGCTACGGCCTGGGCGCCGATCCCTTCCACCCCCGCGACAACATCCTGGCCGGGGCGGCCTACCTGCGGGAGATGTACGACCGCTTCGGCGCCCGCGGCTTCCTGGCCGCCTACAATGCGGGCCCAGCGCGCTACCAGCAGCACCTGATCGAGGGGCGGCCGCTCCCGTTGGAGACGCGGGCCTACGTCGCCAAGCTCACGCCGGCCGTCGGGGCGGCAGGCGTTTCGCCTGCGCCAGCCGCGGTCGTCGCGCCCCCTGCTGAGGCGCGTTCCACGCTCTTTGTTGTCCTCGGTGGAGGCCAGGGAAAAGAGGCCGGGGCGTCTCCAGATGAGGCGCGCGCGGTTCTTGTGCCGGCGCGATCCCCGCTCTTCGCCGCGCTGACGCCGCGGGTCGAGGCACGCTGA
- a CDS encoding relaxase/mobilization nuclease domain-containing protein: MIEDDFHLRVGRIRSRLSGGPRTFVGQALAAAERAGGLVRRATARNGAFGRGRAASLAAHRPGARSRGAVVKARVVRQGGGRAPLATHLNYLQREGVTQDGARGRLFDADTDAADARGFAERCEGDRHHFRFIVSPDDAEQLSDLKAFTRDLMEQAQADLGTRLDWVAVDHWNTGHPHLHVIVRGRTDQGADLVISPDYIREGLRARAGHLVNLELGPRTDAELQRRMNLQIGADRWTSLDRGFARLADEQGVVDLRRGGGAGPADLHQARVARMRKLKGLGLADELSPGRWRLGPDAEAALRQLGQRQDVIARMHRALADQGVERDPARFEVDGGPPEGLLGRLAGRGLDDELRGSGYAILDGLDGRTHHVRLADLDDASDAPLGSLVELRRREWQGRRSRLVLQVRSDLGLADQIRAEGATWLDRQLVGRNPAGLGEGGFPDEVRAALDARTDHLAREGLAQRSGRRVVFARDLIETLRQRELATASRRLSGQTGLEAQPIGADGVVAGTYRQRVTLASGRFAMIDNGLGFTLVPWRPDLERHLGGHVQGVLTPGAGVAWSFSPKRGLGR; the protein is encoded by the coding sequence ATGATCGAGGACGACTTTCATCTCCGCGTGGGGCGCATCCGCTCGCGGTTGTCCGGCGGGCCCCGGACCTTCGTCGGCCAGGCGCTGGCGGCGGCCGAACGGGCTGGCGGTCTGGTGCGCCGCGCCACGGCGCGGAACGGCGCCTTCGGGCGCGGCCGGGCGGCCAGCCTGGCCGCGCACCGACCGGGGGCGCGGAGCCGCGGCGCTGTCGTGAAGGCGCGGGTGGTGCGGCAGGGCGGCGGTCGGGCGCCACTGGCCACCCACCTCAACTACCTGCAGCGGGAGGGGGTCACCCAGGACGGCGCCCGCGGGCGGCTGTTCGACGCCGACACCGACGCGGCCGACGCGCGCGGCTTTGCCGAGCGCTGCGAGGGCGACCGCCACCACTTCCGCTTCATCGTCTCGCCCGACGACGCCGAGCAGCTGTCGGACCTGAAGGCCTTCACCCGCGACCTGATGGAGCAGGCGCAGGCCGATCTCGGAACCCGCCTCGACTGGGTGGCGGTGGACCACTGGAACACCGGGCACCCCCATCTGCACGTGATCGTCCGCGGCCGCACCGACCAGGGCGCGGACCTGGTGATCTCTCCCGACTACATCCGCGAGGGGCTGCGGGCCCGCGCCGGTCATCTGGTCAACTTGGAGCTTGGGCCGCGCACCGACGCCGAGCTGCAACGGCGGATGAACCTTCAGATCGGCGCGGACCGCTGGACGAGCCTGGACCGCGGCTTCGCCCGCCTGGCGGACGAGCAGGGCGTGGTGGACCTGCGCCGGGGCGGGGGCGCGGGTCCGGCCGACCTGCACCAGGCGCGCGTCGCGCGGATGCGCAAGCTCAAGGGCCTCGGTCTCGCCGATGAACTTTCGCCGGGCCGCTGGCGCCTGGGGCCGGACGCCGAAGCGGCCCTGCGCCAATTGGGGCAGCGGCAGGATGTGATCGCCCGCATGCACCGGGCGCTCGCCGACCAGGGCGTGGAGCGGGATCCGGCGCGGTTCGAGGTGGACGGCGGACCCCCGGAGGGCTTGCTCGGGCGGCTTGCCGGGCGCGGCTTGGACGATGAGCTGCGCGGCAGCGGCTACGCGATCCTGGATGGTCTCGACGGCCGCACCCACCACGTCCGGCTGGCGGACCTGGACGACGCCAGCGACGCACCCCTGGGCAGCCTTGTCGAACTCCGCCGCCGCGAGTGGCAAGGCCGGCGCAGCCGGCTGGTCCTGCAGGTCCGCTCCGACCTGGGCTTGGCCGACCAGATCCGCGCGGAGGGCGCCACCTGGCTCGACCGCCAGCTGGTTGGGCGCAACCCCGCCGGGCTGGGGGAGGGTGGCTTCCCAGACGAGGTGCGGGCGGCTCTCGATGCCCGTACTGACCACCTGGCCCGGGAGGGGCTGGCCCAGCGGAGCGGGCGACGGGTGGTGTTCGCCCGCGATCTCATCGAGACGCTGCGTCAGCGGGAGCTCGCGACCGCATCGCGCCGGCTCTCTGGCCAGACCGGCCTGGAAGCGCAGCCGATCGGCGCCGACGGCGTGGTGGCCGGGACCTACCGGCAGCGGGTCACCCTGGCCTCCGGGCGCTTTGCGATGATCGACAATGGCCTGGGCTTCACCCTCGTGCCTTGGCGGCCCGATCTCGAACGGCATCTGGGCGGCCACGTGCAGGGCGTGCTCACCCCAGGCGCCGGCGTCGCCTGGTCCTTCAGCCCCAAGCGCGGGCTCGGCCGATGA
- a CDS encoding conjugal transfer protein TraG: MNGTKVMWGQLAAVFAIALAGVWAATQWTAWRLAFQPELGRPWFELVGWPVYPPPAFFWWWFAFDAYAPKVFLEGAMIAVTGGGVAIVVAMALSIWRARESRSVTTYGSARWAKPREVAAAGLLGEDGVVLGQLDGAYLRHDGPEHVLCFAPTRSGKGVGLVVPSLLTWPGSVIVHDIKGENWQLTSACRARVGRVLLFDPTNPESAAYNPLLEVRRGDAEVRDVQNVADILVDPEGALERRSHWEKTSHSLLVGAILHVLYAGPDKTLAGVAEFLSDPRRPIEATLRAMMATPHLGDRPHPVVASAARELLNKSENERSGVLSTAMSFLGLYRDPVVAKVTSRCDWRIADLVDGARPASLYLVVPPSDISRTKPLVRLILNQIGRRLTEELSAKSSRHRVLLMLDEFPALGRLDFFESALAFMAGYGLKAFLIAQSLNQIEKAYGPNNAILDNCHVRVCFATNDERTAKRVSDALGTATELRAMKNYAGHRLSPWLGHLMVSRQETARPLLTPGEVMQLPPDDELVLVSGSPPVRAKKVRYFEDARLRRRVGQAATSSPAASPPDDWSSLKPIAAPAAPVRSPPALSEGDAEEGGLRREPEPMFEDAAEPPPPVREFGFFEDEPDDDGEGAEQAALQTRFRRVARQAALDPDDGLEL; this comes from the coding sequence ATGAACGGCACGAAGGTGATGTGGGGGCAGCTGGCGGCGGTGTTCGCCATCGCCTTGGCCGGCGTCTGGGCGGCGACGCAATGGACGGCCTGGCGCCTGGCGTTTCAGCCGGAGCTCGGACGCCCCTGGTTCGAGCTTGTGGGCTGGCCGGTCTATCCGCCGCCGGCCTTCTTCTGGTGGTGGTTCGCCTTCGACGCCTATGCCCCGAAGGTCTTCCTCGAAGGTGCGATGATCGCGGTGACCGGTGGCGGCGTCGCTATCGTCGTGGCCATGGCCCTGTCCATCTGGCGGGCGCGGGAGTCCCGCTCGGTGACGACCTACGGCTCCGCCCGCTGGGCCAAGCCTCGGGAGGTGGCGGCCGCGGGCTTGCTCGGCGAGGACGGCGTGGTCCTGGGCCAGCTCGACGGCGCTTACCTGCGCCACGACGGTCCCGAGCACGTGCTCTGCTTTGCGCCGACCCGCAGCGGCAAGGGCGTGGGCCTGGTCGTGCCCTCGCTGCTCACCTGGCCAGGGTCAGTGATCGTCCACGACATCAAGGGCGAGAACTGGCAGCTGACCTCGGCCTGCCGCGCCCGCGTCGGGCGGGTGCTGCTGTTCGACCCCACCAACCCAGAAAGCGCCGCCTACAATCCGCTCTTGGAGGTGCGGCGCGGCGACGCCGAGGTCCGCGACGTCCAGAACGTCGCCGATATCCTGGTGGACCCGGAGGGGGCGCTGGAGCGGCGCTCGCACTGGGAGAAGACCAGCCACAGCCTGCTGGTCGGAGCGATCCTGCACGTGCTCTACGCCGGCCCTGACAAGACCCTGGCCGGCGTCGCCGAATTCCTGTCGGACCCCCGCCGGCCGATCGAGGCGACGCTGCGGGCGATGATGGCGACCCCGCACCTCGGCGATCGGCCACATCCGGTGGTCGCGTCGGCCGCCCGGGAGCTGCTGAACAAGAGCGAGAACGAGCGCTCCGGCGTGCTCTCCACCGCCATGTCGTTCCTCGGCCTCTACCGCGATCCCGTGGTGGCCAAGGTGACCAGCCGCTGCGATTGGCGCATCGCTGACTTAGTCGACGGCGCACGGCCCGCCAGCCTCTACCTCGTCGTGCCGCCGTCCGACATCAGCCGAACCAAGCCCTTGGTGCGCCTGATCCTCAACCAGATCGGCCGACGTCTGACAGAGGAGCTGAGCGCGAAGTCGTCGCGGCACCGCGTGCTGCTGATGCTCGACGAGTTCCCGGCGCTTGGACGGCTGGACTTCTTCGAGAGCGCGCTCGCGTTCATGGCCGGCTACGGCCTCAAGGCCTTCCTGATCGCCCAGTCCCTGAACCAGATCGAGAAGGCCTACGGACCAAACAACGCCATCCTCGACAACTGCCACGTCCGCGTCTGCTTCGCGACCAACGACGAGCGGACCGCTAAGCGGGTGTCGGATGCGCTGGGCACCGCCACCGAGCTGCGGGCGATGAAGAACTACGCCGGCCATCGTCTCTCGCCCTGGCTGGGTCACCTGATGGTCTCGCGCCAGGAGACCGCCCGGCCGCTGCTCACCCCCGGCGAGGTCATGCAGCTGCCGCCGGACGACGAGCTGGTCCTGGTCTCGGGATCGCCGCCGGTCCGAGCCAAGAAGGTTCGCTACTTCGAGGACGCGCGCTTGCGACGGCGGGTTGGCCAGGCCGCAACGTCCAGCCCGGCGGCATCGCCGCCGGACGACTGGTCGTCTCTCAAGCCGATCGCGGCGCCTGCCGCGCCGGTCCGGTCCCCGCCCGCCCTAAGCGAGGGGGATGCGGAGGAGGGCGGTCTCCGCCGCGAGCCCGAGCCGATGTTCGAGGATGCCGCCGAGCCGCCGCCGCCCGTGCGCGAGTTCGGCTTCTTCGAAGACGAGCCGGACGATGACGGCGAGGGCGCTGAGCAGGCGGCCTTGCAGACCCGCTTTCGCCGGGTCGCGCGCCAGGCCGCCCTCGATCCGGACGATGGACTGGAGCTGTGA